A region of the Candidatus Bathyarchaeota archaeon genome:
TCAGGAACCAATGATAAGCCACGCGCAACCCTTTGATATGTTTTAAGATTATCTATTTTTTCTCCCAGGAATTGTACGTTGCCGGTATACCGCACAAGTCCAACTATAGCATTTAAAATGCTTGTTTTGCCAGCTCCGTTAGACCCTATTATAGCGAAAATTTCGCCCTCCTTAACATTGAAAGACACGTCATGTACAGCTTCTAAACTTCCGTAGTATACGTTTAAATCACTTATGCTTAAAATGGTCTTTGACACCTTGCGCTTCCCTCTTTCCTAGATAAACTTCGATTACTTTTATATCTCTCGAAACTTCCTCAGGCTTACCCTCAGCCAACTTCTCACCTGAGTTCATAACTACGACTCTATCTGCTATTTTCATTACAAACGACATTATGTGCTCTACAACGAGTATGGACAAACCCATTTCTTTTAACATCTTAAAAATCGACAACAATTCTGCGATTTCGTTTTCTCTCGACCCTGCTGCAACCTCGTCCGCCAACAACAGTTTTGGCTTCATACTTAGGGCTCTGCCCAATTCAAGTCTTTTAAGCTCCATTAACGTTAGACTTCCAGCAGACATGTTTTCTTTTCCTTTAAGCCCTATGATATCTATAACTCT
Encoded here:
- a CDS encoding ABC transporter ATP-binding protein translates to MDLRKNEVLGLIGPNGAGKTTVINLISGLLKPTSGNLYFEGKRIDGLSPNLICRLGIARTFQIPRPFKNLTVFQNLMVAAINGGGFSAAHAKKEVERVIDIIGLKGKENMSAGSLTLMELKRLELGRALSMKPKLLLADEVAAGSRENEIAELLSIFKMLKEMGLSILVVEHIMSFVMKIADRVVVMNSGEKLAEGKPEEVSRDIKVIEVYLGKREAQGVKDHFKHK